In Alicyclobacillus macrosporangiidus CPP55, a single window of DNA contains:
- a CDS encoding sulfite oxidase-like oxidoreductase: protein MFERTTRGWGDRLPPGQILTEKWPVLHAGTVPRVDLDTWDFRIFGLVEAERVLTWPEFLALPKYAYTSDIHCVTTWSRFDNHWEGVSFRDVMNLVRVRPEAKYVLVHAEQGYTTNLPLEDLLQDGVLFAYRHDGRDLTPEHGWPLRLVVPHLYFWKSAKWVRGIEFLAEDRPGFWEQYGYHLYGDPWQEQRYRDDPEWLGTGRTTDDYYRTIRSRVRRAMRERDTTTDR, encoded by the coding sequence TTGTTTGAACGCACGACCCGGGGTTGGGGCGACCGCCTGCCGCCGGGGCAGATCTTGACGGAAAAGTGGCCGGTGCTGCATGCAGGTACGGTGCCGCGCGTGGACCTCGATACCTGGGATTTCCGCATCTTTGGCCTGGTCGAGGCGGAGCGGGTGCTGACCTGGCCCGAGTTCCTCGCGCTGCCCAAGTACGCGTACACCAGTGACATCCATTGCGTCACCACCTGGTCGAGATTTGACAACCACTGGGAGGGCGTGTCCTTCCGCGACGTGATGAACCTGGTCCGGGTGCGCCCGGAGGCCAAGTACGTGTTGGTGCACGCGGAGCAAGGGTACACCACGAACCTGCCTCTGGAGGACCTGCTGCAGGATGGGGTCCTGTTCGCCTACCGGCACGACGGTCGGGACCTCACCCCGGAGCACGGTTGGCCGCTGCGCCTGGTGGTGCCGCACTTGTACTTTTGGAAGAGCGCCAAGTGGGTGCGGGGGATTGAGTTTTTGGCTGAGGACCGGCCCGGGTTCTGGGAGCAGTACGGGTACCACCTGTACGGCGACCCGTGGCAGGAACAGCGCTACCGGGACGATCCGGAGTGGCTCGGCACGGGCCGGACGACGGACGACTACTACCGTACCATCAGGTCGCGCGTCCGGCGCGCGATGCGGGAACGGGATACGACCACAGATCGCTAG
- the rnz gene encoding ribonuclease Z produces the protein MELVFLGTGAGVPTTSRNVTAIALTLWPEHTAAWLFDCGEGTQHQLLRAAASAGPRVRARQVERVFLTHLHGDHLFGLPGLLGSRSFQAADTPLTVYGPPGTRRYLETSLEVSQTHLTYPLEIVEIESPGIVHADERFQVHASWLEHTIPTLGYRVVERDRAGRLLTSRLAALGVPPGPLYGRLKRGQSIPLPGGGILHPDEALAPPVPGRVLAVLGDTRPCPAAVELASGVDVLVHEATFANDRSELAPAYGHSTAADAARTAHAAGATVLILTHISARYSSDGADRLLAEARAIFPNTLLASDLWSYPVPASRAGRAT, from the coding sequence GTGGAACTGGTCTTCCTCGGCACCGGCGCCGGCGTCCCGACGACGTCGCGCAACGTCACCGCCATCGCCCTCACCCTGTGGCCCGAACACACGGCCGCCTGGTTGTTCGATTGCGGCGAGGGCACGCAGCACCAACTCCTGCGCGCCGCGGCCTCGGCCGGCCCGCGGGTGCGCGCACGTCAGGTAGAGCGGGTGTTCCTCACCCACCTGCACGGCGACCACCTGTTTGGGCTGCCCGGCCTGCTCGGCTCCCGCTCCTTTCAGGCCGCCGACACGCCGCTAACGGTATACGGCCCGCCGGGTACCCGCCGCTACCTGGAGACGAGCCTCGAGGTCAGCCAGACCCATCTCACCTATCCGCTCGAGATTGTGGAGATTGAATCTCCCGGCATCGTTCATGCAGACGAGCGGTTTCAGGTGCACGCCTCCTGGTTGGAGCACACCATCCCGACGCTCGGGTACCGGGTGGTGGAACGCGATAGAGCTGGACGGCTCTTGACCAGCCGTCTGGCCGCCCTCGGAGTGCCGCCCGGTCCCCTGTATGGCCGGCTCAAACGGGGTCAGTCGATCCCGCTGCCCGGCGGCGGCATCCTTCACCCGGACGAAGCCCTCGCCCCGCCCGTCCCTGGGCGCGTCCTCGCCGTCCTCGGCGACACCCGGCCCTGCCCTGCGGCAGTGGAACTGGCATCCGGCGTAGACGTATTGGTGCACGAGGCCACCTTCGCGAACGATCGTTCAGAGCTAGCGCCCGCCTACGGGCACAGCACGGCGGCCGACGCCGCTCGTACCGCGCACGCTGCGGGCGCAACGGTGCTCATTCTCACCCACATCAGCGCCCGTTACAGCAGCGATGGCGCCGACCGCCTCCTCGCGGAGGCGCGCGCCATCTTCCCGAACACGCTCTTGGCTAGCGATCTGTGGTCGTATCCCGTTCCCGCATCGCGCGCCGGACGCGCGACCTGA
- the iadA gene encoding beta-aspartyl-peptidase encodes MEAPLTLIKRARVYAPEPLGEKDVLLCHDQILAIGEDLSFHGSVPLLREVDARGLMMFPGLIDQHVHMAGGGGEGGFHYRTPEISLSHVTTAGVTTLVGVLGTDGVTRHTRELLAKANALAFEGVTTYIYCGAYQVPTRTITGTPRGDIVMIDKVIGVGEIAISDSRSSHPSEHELAELASEARVGGLLAGKAGVLHLHVGDDDAGLSVLFELLQRTELPREIFTPTHLNRNPDLLQDAIRYGKEGGFVDVTSGIRPDAHDHVSVKPSQAIRRLLNAGVHPRLITMSSDSNGSSPIFDERGKLVAMGIGSIATLWEETRDAIVQEEVPVDVAVSMVTRNVARVLKLGRKGRIRQGLAADLILTNDRFEIQHVFAKGRQMVEDGKPIVFGTFENVHRVPGSPDVKGAAGTVNPERGRPMMAPDEDDPDDFPDATERQRKSRRHYCC; translated from the coding sequence ATGGAGGCACCGCTCACCCTGATCAAAAGGGCCCGTGTGTATGCACCCGAGCCGCTCGGCGAGAAGGACGTTCTCCTGTGCCACGACCAGATCCTCGCCATTGGGGAGGACCTGTCCTTCCACGGCAGCGTGCCCCTGTTGCGTGAGGTGGACGCGCGCGGCCTGATGATGTTCCCCGGGCTGATTGATCAACACGTCCATATGGCGGGCGGTGGAGGCGAAGGGGGATTCCACTACCGCACGCCCGAGATCTCCCTGAGCCACGTCACCACCGCCGGGGTCACGACGCTCGTCGGCGTGCTCGGCACGGACGGGGTCACCCGCCACACCCGGGAACTGCTCGCGAAGGCCAATGCGCTGGCGTTCGAAGGGGTGACGACCTACATCTACTGCGGCGCCTACCAGGTCCCGACGCGCACCATCACCGGCACACCACGCGGGGACATCGTGATGATTGACAAAGTCATCGGCGTGGGCGAAATCGCCATATCGGACAGCCGCTCCAGCCATCCCAGTGAGCACGAGTTGGCCGAACTGGCCAGTGAGGCGCGCGTGGGGGGCCTGTTGGCCGGCAAGGCGGGCGTATTGCACCTGCACGTGGGCGACGACGACGCCGGCCTGTCCGTCCTGTTCGAGCTGTTGCAGCGCACGGAACTGCCGCGGGAGATATTCACGCCCACCCACCTGAACCGCAACCCGGATCTCCTGCAGGACGCCATCCGCTACGGCAAGGAGGGCGGGTTTGTCGACGTCACCTCCGGCATCCGCCCAGACGCGCACGATCACGTCTCTGTCAAGCCGTCCCAGGCCATCCGACGGCTTCTGAACGCGGGGGTCCATCCCCGCCTTATCACCATGAGCTCCGACAGCAACGGCAGCTCCCCCATCTTCGACGAACGCGGGAAGCTGGTGGCCATGGGCATCGGGTCCATCGCGACCCTCTGGGAGGAGACCCGGGACGCCATCGTGCAGGAGGAGGTCCCGGTCGACGTCGCGGTCAGCATGGTCACCCGCAATGTCGCGCGGGTGCTCAAATTGGGCCGCAAGGGACGGATTCGTCAAGGCTTGGCGGCCGACCTGATCCTGACCAACGACCGATTCGAGATCCAGCATGTGTTCGCCAAGGGCCGGCAGATGGTGGAGGACGGCAAGCCGATTGTGTTCGGGACATTCGAGAACGTCCATCGCGTCCCCGGCTCACCGGACGTCAAAGGGGCCGCCGGCACTGTGAACCCGGAGCGGGGCCGGCCCATGATGGCGCCCGACGAGGACGACCCGGACGACTTCCCCGATGCCACTGAGCGCCAGCGCAAGAGCCGCCGGCACTACTGCTGCTGA